DNA from Kitasatospora acidiphila:
CCGACACCGCGTCGCCCAACCGACACCGCGTCAGGCCCGGAACCTCTCGATGAGGTCCCGGGCCTGATGCTTGCTCAGCTGCCGGTCACCAGCTGGATGGAGGTGCGGGCCACCACCGGCCCGCCGGCCGGGCCGGTGACGTCGGCCTGCACCAGGTAGGTGTCGGCCGGGGCCGGCGAGGTGCCGCCGGGCGTGGCGCACTGCGGCTTGCTGCGGCTGCGGTCCCAGCTGAAGGTCTCGGTCAGCCCGGTCGTCGGGGCCTGCACCCAGCGGCCCTGCTTGTCGGTGACGCAGTCGGCGGAGGACCAGATCCGCTCCTGCTTGGTCGAGACGGTGATCGAGGAGGCCGCCTGGCTCAGGTCGACCCGGCACTGCGGGCCGGAGACGGCGCGGACCCTCAGCACGAAGGTCGGCTTCTCCTGCAGCGAGTAGGTGCTGTGCGGGGTGGCGGCCAGCTCCAGGGTCAGCTGGGAGGCGGTGCAGACCGGCAGCGCCATCACCTCGGCGGTGTTGATCGGCGGGGCGCCGCTGCCGCCCGTCGAGGAGCCGCCGGTGCCGCCGCCGCCCGTGCCGGCGGTCGCCGACGGGCTGGAGCCACTGCCGCCGTTGCCGGCCCCGCCACTGCCGCCGGCGCCGCCGCCGGCACCGCTCGAAGCGCCGCCGGTGGACCCGCCGCCGCTGCCGCCCGGGACGCTGGAGATCGCCGGGCCGGTCGGGGTGGCGCCCGGGGTGATCGAACCGGGCGCGCTGGGGGAGGGGGAGAGCGGGGCGGGCTGGGCGGCCTTCTGCTTGCCGCCGTCCTGACCGAGCGTCAGCCAGGCGAGCAGGGCGACCACCACCAGGAGGGCGGCGAGCACAACTAGCCGCCGTCGCCAGTAGATCGAGGCGGGCAGTGGTCCGACGGGCTGTCGCAGTGAAGGCACGAGCAAAATCTATAAGAGGCGGAGTACCCGCTTGTGCACCAACACCGGTATCGGAAGCCGATCTTTCACATCATCCGGTATTTCATCCCTCCGAGGGAGTGTCGCTGCCGGACTGTGCGAGGATCGAGAACGCCATGCAGACCATCTCCGCACCCCGCGCCGACGCCCGGACGCCGGTGGAAACGCCCGCGCCGCTGCTGCATTCGATCGTGCTCGACTGGTACCGGGAGAACGCCCGGGACCTGCCCTGGCGCACTCCCGAGGCCTCGCCGTGGGCGGTGATGGTCAGCGAGTTCATGCTCCAGCAGACCCCGGTGAAGCGGGTGCTGCCCGCCTACGCCGCCTGGCTGGAGCGCTGGCCCACCCCGGCTCGGCTCGCCGCCGACGCCCCCGGCGAGGCGGTCCGGATGTGGGGCCGGTTGGGCTATCCGCGGCGGGCGCTGCGGCTGCACGCCGCCGCCACCGCGATCGTCGAGCGGCACGGCGGCCGGGTGCCGGACGACCACGCCGAGCTGCTGGCGCTGCCCGGGGTCGGCGAGTACACGGCGGCCGCCGTCGCCTCGTTCGCCTTCAAGCAGCGGCACGCGGTGCTGGACACCAACGTGCGCCGGGTCTTCGCCCGCGCCGTCACCGGAGTCGAGTACCCGGCCAACGCCACCACCGCCGCCGAGCGCCGGGTCGCCACCGGACTGCTGCCGGCCGCCGACGAGGTCGCCGCCGAGTGGGCGGTGGCCGTGATGGAGCTGGGCGCGCTGGTCTGCACCGCCCGCTCGCCCGAGTGCGGCGGCTGCCCGCTGCGCGCCCAGTGCGCCTGGCAGCGGGCCGGCTGCCCGCCGCACCAGGGGCCGGCCCGGCGCGGCCAGAGCTACGAGGGCACCGACCGCCAGGTGCGCGGCAAGCTGCTCGCCGTGCTGCGGGCGCAGCACGGGCCGGTGCCGCGCGGGCAGCTGGACGTGGTCTGGCCGGACGACATCCAGCGGGACCGGGCGCTGGACGGCCTGGTGGCCGACGGCCTGGTCGAGCCGCTCGCCGACGGGTACTTCCAGCTGCCGCAGTGACCCCGCGGACATGACGAGGCCCCCCGCTCGATCCCTGGAGCGGGGGGCCTCAGCACATGGGGGCTCAGCGAGCCACGAGGGGGCTCAGTGAGCCGCCGCCTCCACGCTCGGCTTGCCGGCGCCGCGCAGCGGGGCGCCGCGCAGGAACAGCGAGGCCGCGATGGCGAGCACGCTGATCGCGGCGGCCCACAGGAAGACCGAGTGGATGCCGTTGGTGACGCCGTGGTGGATGACGTTCTGGACCTCGGGCTTCATCCCGCGGAGCCTGGCCGGGGTCAGGTCCGCGGTGGAGCCGCCGGTGCTCGGCAGGTGGGCCGTGGCCAGGGTGTCCTTCATCCGGTTGGTGTAGATCGCGCCGAAGAGCGCCACACCGAAGGAACCGCCGATGGTGCGGAACAGGGTGGCGGTGGAGCTGGCCACGCCCATGTCCTTGAGCTCCACGCTGTTCTGCGCGACCAGCATGGTGATCTGCATCAGGAAGCCCATGCCGGCGCCCAGCACCGCCATGTAGATGCCGGAGGTGAGGCGGGTGGTGTCGGTGCCCATGCCGGAGAGCAGGAACGAGCCGACGCCCATCACCACGGTGCCGATGATCGGGAAGATCCGGTACTTGCCGGTCTTGGTGACGACCTGGCCGACCACCAGCGAGACCACCAGCATGCCGAACATCATCGGCATCAGCAGCAGGCCGGAGTTGGTGGCCGAGGCGTTCTGCACGATCTGCTGGTACTGCGGCAGGAAGGTGACGCCGCCGAACATCTGGAAACCGACGATGAAGCCGATGATCGAGACCACCGTGAAGTCGCGGTTGCGGAACAGGCCGAGCGGGAGCATCGGCTCCGAGACCCGCTGCTCCACGTAGCAGAAGCCGATCAGCGAGGCCACGGCCAGCACCGCCAGGCCGATGATGTGCTTGGAGCCCCAGGCGTACTGGGTGCCGCCCCAGGTGGTGATCAGGACCAGCGAGGTGATGCCGACGGTGAGCAGCAGGGCGCCGAGGTAGTCGATCTTCGCGGTGGAGCGGGACTTCGGCAGGTGCAGGGTGATCGTCACCATGGCCAGCGCGATCGCACCCAGCGGGATGTTGATGTAGAAGATCCAGTGCCAGCTGAAGTGGTCGGTGATGAAGCCGCCGAGCAGCGGGCCGCCGATGGTGGCCAGCGCCATCACGGCCGCGAACAGACCCTGGTACTTGCCGCGCTCGCGGGGCGAGACCAGCGCACCCATGATCGACATCACGCCGACCATCAGACCGCCGGCGCCCAGGCCCTGGATGGCCCGGAAGGCGATCATCTCGTTCATGTTCTGCGACAGGCCGGCCAGCGCCGAGCCCGCCAGGAAGATGGTGATCGAGGTGAGGAAGGTGCCCTTGCGGCCGTAGAGGTCGCCGAGCTTGCCCCAGATCGGCGTCGCCGCGGCGGTCGCCAGGGTGTACGAGGTGACCACCCAGGACAGGTGGTTGGCGCCGCCGAGGTCGCCGACGATGGTCGGCATCGCGGTGCCGACGATGAGGTTGTCGAGCATTGCGAGCAGCATCGTGATGACCAGGCCGATCATCACCAGACGTATCTCGCGCGGCGATCGTTGCGGGCGCTCGTCCCCCCAACGCCTGCGGGCGGGGTCTCCGCCGTCGCGTCGACCTGCTGTTGTGCCATGGTGTGCGTCTCCCGGATGCGCCTGTGCGGGCCCGCGCCTCGCGACCCCTCGTCGACCTTACTTGCCGACCGGCTAGTTTAGTAATCGTTGGCACGGTAAGGTCTGGGTAAGCCGGGAGTCAAGCCGAATACGGCCACCCCCAGAGTCCGCAGCGAGCTAGGCAGGCAGTCAGCCATGAGTACGACCCACGGTCCCCGCAGTGACACCCGTGCGCGGATCATCGCGGTGGCGCTGGAGTTGTTCTCCGAGCACGGGTACGAGAAGACCTCGCTGCGGGAGATCGCCGACCGACTGGGCGTCACCAAGGCCGCGCTGTACTACCACTTCAAGACCAAGGACGACATCGTCCACGGCATCGTCGAGACCATGGCCGCGCCGATCGACGAGGCGATCGCCTGGGGCGAGGAGCAGGACTGGTCGCCCGAGGTGCGCGACGAGCTGGTCCGCCGGTTCGCCGCCGGGATGGCCGAGCGGGCGCCGCTGCTGCGCTTCTTCCACGAGAACCAGCCGGCGCTGCGCGAGTCCCAGGCCGGGCTGGAGTTCCGCGATCGGATGATCCGGATGATCCGTCTGGTGCACGGTCCCGGTGCCTCGTTCGAGGACAAGCTGCGGGCGACCATGGCGCTCTTCTCGGTGAACTCGGCGTTCTTCCTGCTCAAGCACGACCGGCCGGACCTCGCCGCCGACTGCGCCATGGACGACGAGATCACGGTGGCGGAGGTGATGCGGGCGGCGACCACGGTCGGCCTGGAGATCGCCGCCCCGATCAAGCCCGTCGCCCACCAGGGCTGAGCGGGCTCAGAAGTTGCCCGCCCCGTGCCCCGAGAGGTAGGCGATCGGGTCGGTCACCGCGCCGTAGCGGTTGGCGGTGCGGATCTCGAAGTGCAGGTGCGGTCCGGTGGAGTTGCCGGTGCTGCCCGAGGCGCCGATCCGCTG
Protein-coding regions in this window:
- a CDS encoding TetR/AcrR family transcriptional regulator, producing MSTTHGPRSDTRARIIAVALELFSEHGYEKTSLREIADRLGVTKAALYYHFKTKDDIVHGIVETMAAPIDEAIAWGEEQDWSPEVRDELVRRFAAGMAERAPLLRFFHENQPALRESQAGLEFRDRMIRMIRLVHGPGASFEDKLRATMALFSVNSAFFLLKHDRPDLAADCAMDDEITVAEVMRAATTVGLEIAAPIKPVAHQG
- a CDS encoding HhH-GPD family protein, with protein sequence MQTISAPRADARTPVETPAPLLHSIVLDWYRENARDLPWRTPEASPWAVMVSEFMLQQTPVKRVLPAYAAWLERWPTPARLAADAPGEAVRMWGRLGYPRRALRLHAAATAIVERHGGRVPDDHAELLALPGVGEYTAAAVASFAFKQRHAVLDTNVRRVFARAVTGVEYPANATTAAERRVATGLLPAADEVAAEWAVAVMELGALVCTARSPECGGCPLRAQCAWQRAGCPPHQGPARRGQSYEGTDRQVRGKLLAVLRAQHGPVPRGQLDVVWPDDIQRDRALDGLVADGLVEPLADGYFQLPQ
- a CDS encoding MDR family MFS transporter → MIGLVITMLLAMLDNLIVGTAMPTIVGDLGGANHLSWVVTSYTLATAAATPIWGKLGDLYGRKGTFLTSITIFLAGSALAGLSQNMNEMIAFRAIQGLGAGGLMVGVMSIMGALVSPRERGKYQGLFAAVMALATIGGPLLGGFITDHFSWHWIFYINIPLGAIALAMVTITLHLPKSRSTAKIDYLGALLLTVGITSLVLITTWGGTQYAWGSKHIIGLAVLAVASLIGFCYVEQRVSEPMLPLGLFRNRDFTVVSIIGFIVGFQMFGGVTFLPQYQQIVQNASATNSGLLLMPMMFGMLVVSLVVGQVVTKTGKYRIFPIIGTVVMGVGSFLLSGMGTDTTRLTSGIYMAVLGAGMGFLMQITMLVAQNSVELKDMGVASSTATLFRTIGGSFGVALFGAIYTNRMKDTLATAHLPSTGGSTADLTPARLRGMKPEVQNVIHHGVTNGIHSVFLWAAAISVLAIAASLFLRGAPLRGAGKPSVEAAAH